TACTCAACTTCAAATTGTTGTAATTGTGAGTTAATGCATTAGCTATTAACTATTGCTACAATTAAGCCTTTTTCAACCAGCTAAACATGGCGCGTAAATCTTTGCCAACTTCCTCAATGCGGTGTTCGGCTTCTTGACGACGCATGGCGGTAAATCCGGGTTTACCAGATTGATTTTCTAACACAAATTCTCTGGCAAATTGTCCAGATTGAATTTCGCTGAGAATCTTGCGCATTTCCGCCTTGGTTTGATCGTTCACAATCCGAGGGCCGCGGGTATAATCGCCGTATTCAGCAGTATTAGAAATGCTGTCGCGCATTTTGGCTAATCCACCTTCTACCACTAAGTCAACAATCAGTTTGACTTCATGCAGACATTCAAAGTAAGCCAATTCTGGTTGATAACCAGCTTCTACTAAAGTTTCAAATCCAGCTTTAATTAAGGCACTCAAACCACCGCACAATACGGCTTGTTCGCCAAACAAATCAGTTTCGGTTTCTTCACGGAAGGAAGTTTCGAGAACGCCTGCACGAGTACCGCCGATACCTTTAGCATAGGCCATAGCGCGATCGCGTGCCCGACCGCTAGCATCTTGATAAACCGCAAACAGCGCTGGTACGCCTTGCCCTTGTTCGTAAGTCCGGCGTACTAAATGCCCAGGCCCCTTTGGTGCTACCATCACCACATCTACATTCGCAGGCGGTACGACTTGACCAAAGTGAATATTAAAACCGTGGGCAAAGGCTAAAACATTGCCTTCTTCTAAATTGGGTTCAATTTCGTTTTTATAAACCGCTTTTTGGACTTCATCAGGCAACAAAATCATGATAAAGTCAGCAGCACTAGCCGCATCTGCGACATTTTTTACAGTTAACCCAGCCGCTTGGGCTTTGGCAGCTGACTTACTACCCGGATATAGCCCTACAATCACATCTAAACCACTATCTTTAAGATTAAGGGCGTGAGCATGACCTTGGGAACCATAGCCAATGATTGCAATGGTTTTTCCCGCCAAAAGGTCTAAATTGGCATCTTCGTCATAATACATCCGGGCCATAGCGCATCTCCTGTCAGCAAGCATCATCATTTATTGGCAGGCTTTTGATTTTACCCCAAATTAGGTACAAGGGCACGGAGATATTTATTGATGAAAATGGGGATGAGGGGACAAGGGGGACAAGGAAGAAATAACTAATAACTCTTTATTGCCTATTGACTATGGACTCTTGACTCTTGACTAATAATTACGTTGCCCGATCGATTTTTGGAACTTCTGCTTCAGATAATTGCACGTTAAGAGCTTGTACCGAGTCTTCAATACTAGAAACCTTACTAGCACCTGGTATGGGCAAAATAGCAGGTGATTTAGAACGCAACCACGCCAGCACAATACAATAAACTGATACGCCTTTTTCTTGAGCTAATTGCGCGATCGCAGGAATATCTTGCAAATTCTCATGGCGACGTCTACCACCAAAAGGACTCCAAGGCAAAAAGGTTAATCCTTCTTGTTCGCAATACTTCAACACGCCGTCAATTTCTGGCTGTCGTTCCCAAGGACTATATTGATTTTGCACCGAGACAATA
The genomic region above belongs to Calothrix sp. NIES-2098 and contains:
- a CDS encoding ketol-acid reductoisomerase, yielding MARMYYDEDANLDLLAGKTIAIIGYGSQGHAHALNLKDSGLDVIVGLYPGSKSAAKAQAAGLTVKNVADAASAADFIMILLPDEVQKAVYKNEIEPNLEEGNVLAFAHGFNIHFGQVVPPANVDVVMVAPKGPGHLVRRTYEQGQGVPALFAVYQDASGRARDRAMAYAKGIGGTRAGVLETSFREETETDLFGEQAVLCGGLSALIKAGFETLVEAGYQPELAYFECLHEVKLIVDLVVEGGLAKMRDSISNTAEYGDYTRGPRIVNDQTKAEMRKILSEIQSGQFAREFVLENQSGKPGFTAMRRQEAEHRIEEVGKDLRAMFSWLKKA